In the genome of Caenorhabditis elegans chromosome IV, the window AATTCTCcgttttaaattgtttcaaaatataattcaagctttctgttattttttcaaaattattcttaAGTACCCGAAATAAACTTTAACTTGACATCTGCAAGTTTTCTGTTTATTCTGATCAAACACTACTGAGAACAGCAGTTTCTTAAGGTTTAATGCTCtctgattttctatttttcacaaaCAAAACGAATTGCAGCACTCTAGTTTCTGCTAAAGTCGCCTGcacttcttgtttttttgcactttttgtttttgtggcACTTGCCCTTTTCCTGTTCAAAAACTGTCTCCTATTACTGTAATTCCATTTTATTTACCTAACTTTGAAATGCTCTCCCCAAACCACCTGCCAGTACTTTTGATTCTTTTAGGCATTCTCTGCAGATTACCAAAACAGCGTAGATACTTGACCAAATTGACTCCGCCCACTAATCAACAGAAAAGCCCAAAGATCTTTTCATTCAAACCGTATGATTTTCCCGTGCCAGCTGCATGATATTTTCTAGAGTATTGATACTATTTTTGTTATGTATTCGAGGCCGAACAAGGAGGCGAAGACGAGTAGTTTATTATTACATAACTAAGGAATAAATAAGTTAGTTCATAGAGTTCACGTTGTACGATCTTCTTAGCCACGTCGTGGGTCAATACACGTTGATACCCAACATCTCCCCTCTTCAATGACAAACGAGAGCTTTGGTGAGGAGCCATCCACGATGTCTTCTGAGGTTCTCACGGACCACCCTCCAGTGTGACCGTCGATATTGCCAATCCTTTGCACACGGTACTTCGGTGTTCACATCCTCCAATTGCGGGTTCCAAGTTAGCCACACTTCCCGTAccaatcgaaatatttttgatgtcTATCCAACCTTCACCAACAGACTAAAAAACGTTGCTGCCTGAATATTAGACCCAACCTTGAATCATCCACACTGATTCCGCCTGTTCCACCATCAACCTGTTGTATCCCAGTTCCTGGTTGTGGATCATGTTATGACCAATAACAATTTGTGCAATCGTCCAATGACTGAGCATTTGAAACGCATAGGTGGCCTTCACTCGCATCTTCAAAAGAGTTGAGCAATgattccttcttcttttcgaCTTCAATCCAGAAGCCGCTCCTGTCCACCTTGACTGCAACTGCAGAGAGCACGGCAGGTGCCTCTTCCCAAAGCTGACCTGATCCACCTCAGAGGTCTTTTCTTCCCAGTAGACATGTGTAGATCAAAACAATACCTCAGAGGTCTTTTCTTCTAAGTAGACATGTGCATGAAGCCAGTGGTGCAGTGAGCCCGAAAGATCCTGATCGCCAATGTTATATATTCAATTGTATTAATAATAGAAGAAGCTTTATTAGAAAGCAGAAGAGTATGATAGAATAGTGAGGAATAGTGAGGAATGATCGAATATGATAGATTCGATCAAGGAATGTACATGTGGATAATACGTGAAATAATAATAAGCGAGTTCGAGAGTTCACGTGCTTCTTATTGTCGAGTTGTTATCGCCAAGTAGTGCGAACACGTTCACGTCTCGCCGtaacaattttaatatattagGTGTGAGAAAGGTGCGTATTGTATCTGTTTTGGGTGCCTCGATGTGGTCAAAATTAAGACCAAATACGACATTTTTTCTCGTGCTTCAGGCTACCGATACAAACTATTTGGACTATGGTCAAAATACAGTTTAATTCTATAGTttaggttttaaaaataatccaTATAAAATGATTGAACATACCTTATAGTTCCGATTTTTCTAGCGCCATCATTTTTATCACGATTGTCTAATTAGCCTTAGAAAAACGGTTCAACCTATGTTTCTCTAATgaatcactttttgataaaaccaaagaaaatcaaataatgaaCGGTCATTGTGGAGGAATATAGTAGTAAGGGAATTGAATTGTATGAGAAAACCTATTCTACGTCCTCAAAGACCTTTGTACCTAAAAAGGTAACAAAAAGCATTTTTCGGGGATTAtctattggaaaaaaatcatttttgtttctaGTACCACCACCTACCGCATTTTCTCTCTTACTATTAGTATGGgttctatttttaaagtttgtatCTCAGTTGTCGtgggttcaaatttttaagttgtctattgacaaaatattttaaagttctttttctatcgatttgtagttaattaatttttggaaatcttcaaaatgCACCGAGATATAACCAATCAGTAGTCGGGTGCAATATTAGTAGAGGTAATacggaatttttgattgtttgGAATACAACTAGAGCCTTGGAGACATATGAACTCttccaaaataaaactttaacaaTCATTTTTCTAACTCTTTTTTAGAAAGGTAGTACTTGAAAATCACTGATCTAAATCAAAATCGCATTGGAACTACACTATGTCACgcttttttcatcaattcatCACATTTTCTCACTACAGTCTCATCCTCATCCtcgtcttcttcttatttcttctcttttcttcaCCGATTCTATCACTATTTTATCCATTTTGGAAAGATTTGACATGTTTGTTTAAACTTTTCACCCACTCCATTCTTTGTTCATTTCCACGCTGTTCAGtcgtttttttaatgagtcACCAAAGTTTCATACTCGGTCAGAACTCACTTCTCCGTAACATAAAGTCTAGTCATTCTCACTTTTTCTATATCCAAATCTTCATCATTATATGATAGTTGTCACCTCTTTTCTTTGAGCAATCTACGTCAATATCACCTCACAAATGAGCCCCCGTGCCTCCGAGGAATTCGCCATGGAAACGGGCGGCTCGTTTTGTAAGATTACTTGTTGGGAGAGAGACAACTCAAAACGGGTGCGACTACAACCTACatagctttaattttttcttcattttgaagAAACCATTTTGTCACGTGCTTCATATAAATTAAGATCAAAATTATTCTTTTATTTCACATCACTAGtttcttcacaatttttatatgtCTGTTCCAATTTTGtctaaaacttttgaagtaagcaaaacatatttttgatttcagtgTAAATGAATGAACGAGGGATGCTAGTGGATCCGAGATTTGACGCATTCTTTAAATTGGAACAAATAGACGACTACAAATATGATGGAGGTAAGCGCTGAACACCTTACCAACTTTTGATAGTTCACATCTCAACTGACTttggttttattaaaaaatcaccaactgaaaaattattgttgcTTATTTTTGTATATTGAACTGAGATGTTGACAGActtctttcaaaataaaaaaaattggctacaGTAATCGTCACAAATTtaaatcaagtttaaaaatttcaaaccttgaacattttcagctgaCACTTCTCCATCAACGTCCAACGGTCTGCCAGAAACCTCAAACGGGGGTCGCTTGATTTGTGATGTTTGTGGTGACGTGGCGTTCGGAAAACATTATGGGATTAATGCTTGTAATGGGTGTAAAGGTTTTTTCAGACGAAGGTATTAATGAATcgaacaaatttaattttaaaatttactgtttcagtgtGTGGTCAAGGAGGCAATATTCTTGTCGTTTTGGAGGAGATTGCCCGGTTGTAAAGGAACATCGAAATGTCTGTAGATCTTGTCGATTGAagaaatgttttgaagttGGAATGAATCCGGAttgtaagttttaatttttaataacttcACATTCAACCCGGAGCCCTgtgttttctcttttcatttATCCTCGTATTTTCGGAGACGTTAAGGTTGTACATACAAAAGTTCTGATTAACAACTTGGAAACTCACAATCCCAATATCGTCTATTTTTACAGCTGTACAAAATGAACGTGATCGTAATGCTAAAAATGGAGGGATGGGTGGACCAATGTCATCTCCAACTCAGTCTTCTTTATGCAAAGAATTGACAATTTCTAATGGACAGATTAAACGAAAGAGACTGAGACCGGAAACCGTAGAAAAAACGACTCAGGTAacgatttttgacatttagagtttctagaaaactataaaaaaattgagtaatcgtttcaattctaattttctaattttttcaaactttcaaattttcagactgatggaaaacttgaaataaacgatgattttgattttgaaaacatgcAACAAAACCCAACCCCTCCAGGATTATTGCctcttaaaattgaaagaatcTCAACACCTCCATCCGATTTGCCTGTTCCTATGGACTTTTCAATTCATTCTGCAGTTCTTGACATTgagcaaaaagtattttataaTTGTCCGGTGGCTGTTGATAATTCAATTAATGCAACAAAAACTCCAATCACTTTGCCATTTGAGGTTTGTTTTATAAAGATTTAGAGTGTCTGATCCAAACTAGGAATTTTAGGTCGTATTCCGTCAACCTCATCTTGTATGTAACCGTTATCCAATGCGATTCTCGAATACTCGAGTATTAACTCCAGAAGATCTTATTGACGGATGGCGTCGTCATTTCACTTATTATTCTGATTGGTGTCATGCAATGGATGAATTCAAGGCATTGTCTCCTGAAGATCAGATTGTTTTGGCAAAGAAAAAGATTATACTTCATGGATGGCTTGTTCATGCTTACTACTCATACAAGAGTGGTTGCAATGGAATTTGTTTTGCAAATGGAGCCGCCCATCTTCCTGAAGGAGGTCATCCAAGGTAAGTAAAACTGATTCGagaatctagaaaaaaatctttaaaaaaaccaaaatatgaACGGAGTATATCctttattttaattggaatTGACAATattcctttttcatttttgttttattttccgTACTCGGCATTTTATCTACTGTATTTCCAGTATCACGGAATTCTACAAAGAATGCATGCCTCGTTATCTGAACTATGTCATTTATCCAATGCATAATTTCCAAATGGATGATGCTGAAATGGTACTTATCAAATGTATCATGTTCTTTTCGAGTggtaggttactgtagaatactttttgtaaattcattatttcaatgaaaacaatatttcagaatcCGGACTAAGTGCTGCTGGACGGCAAATCGTTTCGGCGGCtcgtgaaaaatatttatcagctTTATATAATTATGGGCGTGCAAATAAATGTACCACATCAGCTCAGGCAACTCTTCGAATCGCGAAATTTATGATTATGCTTTCCGCAATTACGGTATGTTTTTAGAACACatattattcgattttttgccaaattacGGCAccgggtctcgacgcgacaatattttgtttaatAGAAATAGGTGtacgcctttaaagagtactgtaatttcaaacttccgtCGCTGCAgaattttcttcagtttttaatagttcttacacaatttttttaatgttaaaaaatgccaaaataaaaatcttcttaaccgaaaactatgaaaaatcggaaataatCCACAtcaacgaaaatttcaaattacagtactctttaaagacgcacacccatttgtattttacaaaaaaaacgtgtcGAGACCTTTTTTGTCGCATGACtcataatattttgaattttcagagtttgaCACATTTAATGAATGAAGGAGTTCATGTGACGTCACTTTTCAATATAATTGAATTTGACGAACTAATCCAAGCAACTCATAAGACGACTCCACCTCAACATTCTCCTCCAGCTCCAATGGGTTAATGTGTTAATTTCGGTTTTTGGATTCTACCTCTTTGATCTCGTTTCATATCAGAACTTGACTGTTTCATTATTTGAATGGATTATTTCTTGAAACATCCGTATATATcttattgaacattttgacgCTGTGATATCCTGTACCATAGATAAATATGTATATAATCGTTGTGTattgcaaaagaaaataaattccttttttttaacttataaataattaaacaaCAATTGAACAAGATAAATAATGAGAATTCAAACAGCCTTTTTAACAAATTCGACACTTTTCGATGGATCCGTTGGAAAATATTCTTGCATTTTGGTCATCAGTCGTTTGAACGCCTATAATGTTTAAAagttgagattttcaaaagaatatggaaattctAACCTGAATGTACTTTCTCTGAGTTTCATCATTCAGTACGTGAGCAATATTACTGACATATGATTTTGCAGATCCAGGACGTTGATGAATACCAGAACGAGTTACTCCAACTGGCCAAGGTGCATTTCCGATGGCCATTTCCATATAGGCATTATTTGCttccaaataatttctatCAATTACTAGCAAtctgaaatatatattaaacaaccgaaaataaagaaaatttaagaattttttcatACACATTgcagtttaatttttgatttttttttggtatagtatttgaatttctgaaaatctcaaaaattcgataaacAGAGAAAggttttagtgaaaaaataaatgttttaaatatatgATTAtacttttattattcaaacgcggaatttcgaaaaaaattttttaaatgtctcTAATTTTGAATACCTATGTACCTATTAAATTTTTACGAGTTCtttccatcaaatttcatGCCAATTTaccgagttttctcttttcgtgtaagttttttttttttgaaaaatggttttttcgtgtcaattgaatattttattttctcaaaattcgcAGATCCGCTTATTTTCACATCACAATTGGACAGAAATCCAACTCTGGAATTTTCATGATAATAAAATGCTTAATTGGCACGGAATCAAATTTGGAGCCATTTTAAAACTCCAtatttaaattagttttttttttgctcagcTACATTTGAAAAccccggaaatttccaattacaagataattttcgcattttgaataaaattagtttattttttaagtgaatttcgatgaaaattataatgttgaatcaaaaaataaccTACTAACCTACAAATCTTGGCCAAATGATGCCGAATATCATTATTACAGTTGTATCTTTCCATTGAAGTCATTAAACTTTTAAGATGCATCATTGTTTGCTTGTGATGGGCTGCTTCATGCATAcctattgaaaatataaacatttaatacactttttttttaatttattgtaCCTTGTGCTGTCTTTTTTACATCCAGTGGCCTATCGTTCAGATCCTTAGCCCATCTTGCGAGTATATAACGGCAAATTGAAAGAATAATATCACAATCTCGTTTCAAATCGTCATCTATAAAAAGTAATATAGTTTcgagaaattatttcaaatctcATACCGACGCTCAAAAGAGTTGAATTATGttcgatatttttccaattatctTCTTCATATCCTTGTGGAAGAGCAATATCATGTCGTGTTGCACTATCAGCTGTACCTTCAACCACTGCCTGCAATATTTCatttcatgaaatttgaattaatgttatttttaacCTTATCCATTTCTTTTCCGATAACTTTCATTGCTGTTTGTAATTCATTTTCCCATCCTTCATTGAGATCAGGTTGAGCAAGTTCTAACTGATGAAGGCGTTTACGCACATCAATATCAgtttcacctgaaaattaatttttttaaatacgattttggaaaatgccaAACCGAAAAGCATAATTGGGTGATTTCGCTGGCGAAGACGTGTTTGAATTTCCGACATTGGTGTTTTTTCATCAATCTCTGATTCGTTTTCCACGGGCGCGGGTTTAGTTCGACTGGATGATTCTTGAAGTATCTCGTCGTCAACTTTCTAAATGATGTCTTTTATAATGATTTACTATATGATAATTTAATTGCAAATATTATTCAGCAATACCTAATCCTTCTTTATTAgtgtcagaaaattttataagaCAAATTCCTACAacgaagtttttaaaagaaaacttacTCGTTTCTTACTAGCTATTTCCTGCTGTTTTCTTTCGTATTCCTgatttcttttcatttctaaATCAGCGCCTTTGACAAACTTTGCGTTTCCTTCTTTTACTTCCATTCCAGACACggcttttcgtttttttgccatttcagCAAGTAGTTTTGCTTTGAAATCCATTATCTGAAGAAATAATAATAGAAGcattgatttaaaataaagtaaaaaaagaaactaacggaataaaggaaaaaatggaaaccggatgaaaatcgtcaatttaagatttttattcgaaaatgaagaaaatagaGAGACAGAaaatgagagacgcagacagcgcAATGCAAACACGCTCGATTgagaaaagtttattttattgcTGAAACATGCTCCACATCCGCTTTCTGCTCTTTTTCTTGATATCTTTTTAATTGAGACATCTTCCcaatatgtttttattttcagatgcttGGTGTATTCCAAAAACGATGTGCCTCAACTGCCCCTCTAATTCGTCCCATTCAACGGGTTTTAGTTGCAAATCGTGGAGAAATCGCCATTCGCGTCCAAAATACCGCTCGTAAAATGGGAATTGAGACAGTTGCTGTTTTTTCTGACGCAGACCGTAATTCCCTCTTTGTTAAAAAAGCTGACAAGGTAAGAATCCATAGTATTCGTGAAGTGTTAAACTGAATTTAATGTCAGGCATACCACATCGGCCCTCCTCTTGCAGCGGAAAGTTATCTGAATATGGACAAAATTATCAACAGTGCATTGCGATCTGGAGCACAAGCTATTCACCCAGGATACGGTTTCCTATCTGAAAATGCTGgattcgctgaaaaatgtgCTCAGGCCGGCCTTGTTTTTATTGGACCACCAGCCCAAGCTATCAGGGATATGGGAGCCAAGAATGTATCGAAGCAAATCATGGAAGATGCTAAAGTTCCTGTAGTAAAAGGATTCCACGGAGAAGATCAATCAGAtgctaatttgaaaaagaaatcagcagaaatcggtaattttttaaagtatagccccacataaatttatttaaaatttcaggctaCCCGGTTATGCTGAAGGCTGTCTATGGTGGAGGTGGAAAAGGAATGAGAATTGCGTGGAACGAGGCTgaattcgaagaaaaactgGCTTCAGCTCGTAACGAAGCTAAGAAGTCGTTTGGAAACGATGAAATGCTCGTGGAAAAGTTTGTCGAGAAGCCGAGACACGTTGAAGTACAAGTTTTCGGAGATCACCATGGAAACTATGTTCATTTATGGGAAAGAGATTGCTCCGTTCAAAGACGTCatcagaaaattattgaagaagCACCAGCGCCAAATATGGGTAAGTCAGTCTcgtgaaaaagttttaaatgagATTTAATGTTTTTGCAGAACATGATACTCGTGTAAAACTCGGAGAATCAGCTGTTCGTGCTGCGGCGGCTGTGGGATATGTTGGAGCAGGTACCGTCGAGTTCATCATGGACCCGCGTGGCGAATTCTACTTTATGGAAATGAACACTCGGCTTCAAGTCGAACATCCCGTCAGTGAAGCTATCACAGGTATAGATTTTATAATGGGAGATtggaaattatcaaataatttgatttcagGCACGGATCTTGTTGAATGGCAATTACGGGTAGCTCAAGGAGAGAAGCTTCCACTGAAACAATCAGAAATTCCATTAAACGGTCATGCATTTGAATGTCGTGTGTATGCCGAGGATACTCGTAAAGGAGCATTCATGCCAACTGCGGGACGTCTTAATTATGTTGACTTCCCGGAAGATGCTAGAATCGATACAGGAGTTGTTTCTGGAGACGAAGTATCAATCCATTACGATCCTATGATTGCTAAGGTAAGTATTTCAGAACAGCTTCTAAACAATCATCTCCTTTTCTAGGTGGTAGTGTGGGGCCAGGATCGTGCTGTTGCTGctgcaaaattggaaagtgCTTTGGCTCGTACAAGAATCTCAGGGCTACCCACAAACATTGACTTTGTCCGCAGAGTTCTTGCTCATCCTGAATTTGCCGCAGGAAATGTTTATACCGATTTTATCCCTGATCACCAGAAGGAACTATTTGCTGAATCTGAAACTCCTGCTGAAATTTACGTTGAGTCGGCTGTAGCACATGCTTTGGCTGCCCTTCAAAAATCAGATGCAGGTGTCTTCCAGAATTTATCTTTCTTTAGAATGAATTTGTCaccaaaatacattttcaaaataggtaACGCGTTTAGTTtgataaagaaaaataaatagctTAAATTCAGACGGAAAAGATGTCAGCATTAGATTTGATTCTGATAGTCGCCTGACAGTGTCTTATGATGGCAACAGTTATGAAACACTTCTCAACGACATTGAATCAACCACAGACGGATCTTTCAAGTTTACATTGGAAGCTAATGGCAGGCGCTGGAGTACTGTCGTTAAAAATCTAGGAAATAGTTTGATGGTAAGTTTGTGTCTCAACAAAtcatagttttgaaaagttaactTTAAGGTGAATGGAGTTGGTCAAAACGAATATGAAACTCCACAAATCCATGAAACATTTGATTCGTTATCCGGAGGAGCAGCCAGTCATTCTGCCGTCGCACCAATGCcaggaattattgaaaaaattcttgtGAAGCCTGGAGAGCAGGTATGTACAAGTACAtgccgaaaaattaaataactcAAAGTTTAGGTAACTACAGGCCAAGCACTCGTAGTGATGACAGCAATGAAAATGGAATACATCATTCGTGCCCCGGAAGACTCAACTGTTGAACACATTAAGTGCCAGGCAggcaaaaatgttccaaaaaatgcagttttggTTCAATTCGCATAGGCATTAcctttatttttggttttttctcttaggttttatagctatatccggtattttcagagcttttcaatttttcttacaaCACCCTTTGACAGTTTCAAGTGTAATTAATTTTGAGTACGGTTGTGCAGCtcagatattttttatgtGCCTTTAcctagaaataaaattatgtgAATATATTCAATCAATCGTTCATTCGGAAAAGCTCAAGTATATTCCAATTATTTTGGAGATGAATTGAAAGTTCCTTCTCTTTTACGGATCAATTTCTGGGCATCTCTCAATACATCATTCCTGTCCTTATGAAGCTCAGACATATTCACTTCCGCATCCTTTTCATCACTGTTGGCACCTTCAGTCGTCAAATACTTCAGAGCGACATTCTCAATATCATCTAAACGATCTCTTCTATCATTCTCTATTTGTTGTTCCATGTAGTTCTTAGCTTCAAATTGCTGCTTGTTGCGATCATTAAGCTTCAATCGTAACATCCTTTGTCTGTATCTTTCTCTTGCTTTTTCCCAACGATATGCATAttcgttcattttttcttcattttttccagtctgttcttcattttttccagtctgaacaattttcaacaatatgGTTGATTTGTATTTTGAACACTTACAAGTCTAAATTCATAGCTCAACATCATTTTACTgcctttttgatttttgcttgCAGATTGGAACACATCAACGTCAGGATTTTTCCATTCACTGGCCagctttgaacatttttccggattattgattttaactTCATCAATCTGGAAATAAACATCTCAAAGCCTTACGATCTTTATCTACAAACCGCGAAAAATTCTCCAGTCACTTCTTCCCATTCTCCTGTGAATCGTTCTTCAAGATCATCTTCAGAAAGTTCCACCTCTTCAAATGTGTACTTTGAAGTCGGTGTATCTTCTGATAACGATTGAATTCCTTTGAGGATATTGAACATCATACTGAATATGAAATATTTATCAATGAAGAATTTTCAGTAGTTTCAAGCtgtataaacttttaaaaaagtatccatgtaaaaatataatttattattcGATTATTCAAACTGTCCACTGTCAACAGTGTTACTCCCGAGATGAATACGGtagccggtctcgacacgactttTGTTGTTAAATGCGAATAGGTACGAAGAGTACTgtaaagtaaaattttcattgctgcgaaattttcacattaaaaaaagggaacacataaatttcaacaaatagagaaaaaatatgaaaattcgaagaaaaattgcGCACacaattactcaatttttcgtgtcgagaccgggtaccgtattttcgacacaaaaaaggaaaaatctaATGTTTAGCTAATATTAGAAAAGTAAAAGTTGAAACTGGAAACCTACTGATAGTTTGGTCTTTGCAAGGCTCTACA includes:
- the nhr-4 gene encoding Nuclear hormone receptor family member nhr-4 (Confirmed by transcript evidence) → MNERGMLVDPRFDAFFKLEQIDDYKYDGADTSPSTSNGLPETSNGGRLICDVCGDVAFGKHYGINACNGCKGFFRRSVWSRRQYSCRFGGDCPVVKEHRNVCRSCRLKKCFEVGMNPDSVQNERDRNAKNGGMGGPMSSPTQSSLCKELTISNGQIKRKRLRPETVEKTTQTDGKLEINDDFDFENMQQNPTPPGLLPLKIERISTPPSDLPVPMDFSIHSAVLDIEQKVFYNCPVAVDNSINATKTPITLPFEVVFRQPHLVCNRYPMRFSNTRVLTPEDLIDGWRRHFTYYSDWCHAMDEFKALSPEDQIVLAKKKIILHGWLVHAYYSYKSGCNGICFANGAAHLPEGGHPSITEFYKECMPRYLNYVIYPMHNFQMDDAEMVLIKCIMFFSSESGLSAAGRQIVSAAREKYLSALYNYGRANKCTTSAQATLRIAKFMIMLSAITSLTHLMNEGVHVTSLFNIIEFDELIQATHKTTPPQHSPPAPMG
- the prp-18 gene encoding Pre-mRNA-splicing factor 18 (Confirmed by transcript evidence); amino-acid sequence: MDFKAKLLAEMAKKRKAVSGMEVKEGNAKFVKGADLEMKRNQEYERKQQEIASKKRKVDDEILQESSSRTKPAPVENESEIDEKTPMSEIQTRLRQRNHPIMLFGETDIDVRKRLHQLELAQPDLNEGWENELQTAMKVIGKEMDKAVVEGTADSATRHDIALPQGYEEDNWKNIEHNSTLLSVDDDLKRDCDIILSICRYILARWAKDLNDRPLDVKKTAQGMHEAAHHKQTMMHLKSLMTSMERYNCNNDIRHHLAKICRLLVIDRNYLEANNAYMEMAIGNAPWPVGVTRSGIHQRPGSAKSYVSNIAHVLNDETQRKYIQAFKRLMTKMQEYFPTDPSKSVEFVKKAV
- the mccc-1 gene encoding Methylcrotonoyl-CoA carboxylase subunit alpha, mitochondrial (Confirmed by transcript evidence), encoding MLGVFQKRCASTAPLIRPIQRVLVANRGEIAIRVQNTARKMGIETVAVFSDADRNSLFVKKADKAYHIGPPLAAESYLNMDKIINSALRSGAQAIHPGYGFLSENAGFAEKCAQAGLVFIGPPAQAIRDMGAKNVSKQIMEDAKVPVVKGFHGEDQSDANLKKKSAEIGYPVMLKAVYGGGGKGMRIAWNEAEFEEKLASARNEAKKSFGNDEMLVEKFVEKPRHVEVQVFGDHHGNYVHLWERDCSVQRRHQKIIEEAPAPNMEHDTRVKLGESAVRAAAAVGYVGAGTVEFIMDPRGEFYFMEMNTRLQVEHPVSEAITGTDLVEWQLRVAQGEKLPLKQSEIPLNGHAFECRVYAEDTRKGAFMPTAGRLNYVDFPEDARIDTGVVSGDEVSIHYDPMIAKVVVWGQDRAVAAAKLESALARTRISGLPTNIDFVRRVLAHPEFAAGNVYTDFIPDHQKELFAESETPAEIYVESAVAHALAALQKSDAGVFQNLSFFRMNLSPKYIFKIDGKDVSIRFDSDSRLTVSYDGNSYETLLNDIESTTDGSFKFTLEANGRRWSTVVKNLGNSLMVNGVGQNEYETPQIHETFDSLSGGAASHSAVAPMPGIIEKILVKPGEQVTTGQALVVMTAMKMEYIIRAPEDSTVEHIKCQAGKNVPKNAVLVQFA